The Fulvivirga ligni genome window below encodes:
- a CDS encoding RagB/SusD family nutrient uptake outer membrane protein: MKNIFKHKILVVGLFSLLSLSCGDLELEPYNEITSNKIYADFGNYKGVLAKLYAGYAMSGQQGGDGGDPDISGLDEGFSNYLRLYFNLQELTTDESVIGWTDGTLPDLVEMDWGAGNEYIGTMYSRIYYQIALTNEFIRETSDDKLNSRGLTEAQIAEAQTFRAEARFLRALSYWHALDMFGNVPFVTEQDEVGSYFPEQIFRPELFSYIETELLDIEDKLAAPKQNEYARADQAAVWTLLTKLYLNAQVYIQEDKNTEAITYAKKVIDANYPLDADYSHLFLADNHTASGIIFPIAFDGTHTQSYGGTAYLILGSIGGSMNPADFGMSSGWNGMRTTKNIVNLYADPYGNIDKRAMFYTDGQNLEIEKLSTFTDGYPITKYKNISSIGVVGSDPTGTFPDTDFPMFRIADVYLMYAEAVLRGGAGGNLGTALTYVNMIRERAYGGTDGDISAATLTLDFILDERARELSYEMHRRTDLIRFGKFTGGEYLWPWKGGTMDGKSVSTHRDLFPIPSSDRLANPNLKQNDGY; this comes from the coding sequence ATGAAAAACATATTCAAACATAAAATATTAGTTGTAGGCCTCTTCTCTTTACTCTCATTATCCTGTGGAGATTTAGAATTAGAACCCTACAATGAAATCACTTCAAATAAGATATATGCCGATTTTGGCAACTATAAGGGTGTTTTAGCCAAACTATATGCAGGTTATGCCATGAGCGGCCAGCAAGGTGGAGATGGCGGTGATCCAGATATTTCAGGACTTGACGAGGGCTTCTCCAATTATTTAAGGCTCTACTTCAATCTTCAGGAACTGACTACAGATGAGTCTGTTATCGGCTGGACTGACGGCACATTACCAGATTTGGTTGAAATGGACTGGGGTGCAGGAAATGAATATATCGGCACCATGTATAGCAGAATATATTATCAGATTGCCTTAACCAATGAGTTCATCAGAGAAACATCAGATGATAAGTTAAACAGCCGAGGCCTTACCGAAGCTCAAATTGCTGAGGCACAGACCTTCCGAGCTGAGGCCAGGTTTCTAAGAGCCTTAAGCTACTGGCATGCATTGGATATGTTTGGTAACGTGCCCTTCGTTACTGAGCAAGATGAGGTGGGCAGCTATTTTCCAGAGCAAATATTCAGGCCGGAATTATTCAGCTATATTGAAACTGAGCTGTTAGACATAGAAGATAAATTAGCTGCTCCTAAACAAAATGAATATGCACGAGCCGATCAGGCTGCAGTATGGACGCTTCTTACCAAGCTCTATCTAAATGCTCAGGTGTACATTCAAGAAGACAAGAACACCGAAGCAATTACTTATGCCAAGAAGGTTATAGATGCTAACTACCCATTGGATGCTGATTATAGCCACCTTTTCCTGGCAGACAACCACACAGCTTCAGGCATCATTTTCCCAATAGCATTTGATGGCACACATACACAATCTTATGGTGGCACAGCTTATTTGATTTTAGGATCTATCGGGGGCTCTATGAATCCGGCTGATTTTGGTATGTCTAGTGGCTGGAACGGTATGAGAACCACTAAAAACATTGTGAATCTATATGCTGATCCATACGGCAATATTGATAAAAGAGCCATGTTCTATACTGATGGACAAAATTTGGAAATAGAAAAACTCTCCACCTTTACTGATGGATATCCTATTACCAAATATAAAAATATCTCATCTATCGGTGTGGTTGGCTCAGACCCTACAGGTACATTTCCGGATACGGACTTCCCCATGTTTAGAATAGCGGATGTTTATTTAATGTATGCCGAAGCGGTTTTAAGAGGCGGCGCTGGTGGCAATTTAGGCACAGCTTTAACATATGTAAATATGATCAGAGAGCGGGCTTATGGCGGCACAGATGGTGACATCTCAGCAGCAACTCTTACCCTGGATTTCATTCTTGACGAAAGGGCGCGTGAACTTAGCTATGAGATGCACAGAAGAACCGATTTAATCAGGTTCGGAAAATTTACTGGCGGAGAATACTTATGGCCGTGGAAAGGCGGTACAATGGATGGAAAATCAGTTTCTACTCATAGAGACCTCTTCCCTATCCCATCATCAGATAGACTCGCTAACCCTAACCTGAAGCAGAATGATGGCTATTAG
- a CDS encoding SusC/RagA family TonB-linked outer membrane protein: MKYKILKKILMLSRWCLYIFALHTVFFSFAAAESKSQQLDQINVSVKLEHGTVIDVFSQIEMQSRFKFAYESEDLPQDITFNFEGNQQSIAAILTQVGKKASLNFRRVNNKIDVARNIVEAEPKIEEVIVEKTVTGTVHDEDGNPLPGVNILIQGTTKGTITDFNGAFTLDMTDNQNVLIFSFIGYVKQEVALDGRTSLNITMQPDVTSLTEVVVIGYGTQEKSDVTGSVASITEEDFNPGQVTSPDQLISGKVAGVQITSNGGAPGSGGTIRIRGGSSLNASNDPLIVLDGVPLDNNGVAGSSNPLSFINPNDIESVNVLKDASATAIYGSRASNGVLIINTKKGKADQEMRVNFRTLTSVSQVTKTVDLLSADEFRTAVQTYASEEQQALLGDADTDWQDEIYKTAVSSDNNLSVMGAYKGLPYRVSVGYLNQDGILKTSNLQRTSGALSLNPSLFDNSLKINLNLKGIYSKSRFADQTAISSAVAYDPTQPVFIQNDFGNYFQWVGENGTPNTQTAYNPVSILAQRGDYGEAKRSIGNLQLDYTLPFLKELKANLNLGYDISESEGSITLPANAASVFAQGGSFNEYSQSKSNLLLDFYLNYKKDLENLNSAVDFTAGYSYQDFEIQNDTYPVLNIEGDTIRPAAIATRPQYRLKSYFGRLNYTFKDKYLLTATVRADGSSRFSEDNRWGLFPSLALAWKIDQESFLVDSKTVSQLKLRVGYGITGQQDFGEYFPYLPRYTQSNSSAQYQFGNEYINTLRPEGYDSEIKWEETTTYNAGIDFGFWNDRLSGSLDYYFKRTDDLLAFIPPAAGTNLTNQIFTNVGSIENRGIELGLNFNAISGEKFEWDFGINATYNTTEITSLSKVQNEDSEGIAVGGIGGGTGNTIQIHTVGNQPFAFYVYQQVYDENGNPVEGVYVDQNNDNLINEQDKYRYKSPAPKVYFGFNNTFSYDKWSLSFLLRGSLGNYVYNNINSGNAVYSNLEYSGYLTNLTANVLETNFRGTDSNRLFSDYYIENASFVRMENISLTYQAGRFFNEKLGLQLNANVQNAFVITKYSGLDPEISGGIDNNFYPRPRVYSLGVTVDF, encoded by the coding sequence ATGAAATATAAAATACTTAAAAAAATTCTTATGCTTTCAAGATGGTGTTTGTACATTTTTGCATTGCATACGGTGTTTTTTTCATTCGCTGCTGCAGAAAGTAAATCCCAACAGTTAGACCAAATCAATGTATCTGTTAAGCTAGAGCATGGCACCGTCATCGATGTTTTTTCACAAATAGAAATGCAGTCGCGCTTTAAGTTTGCCTATGAGTCTGAAGATTTACCTCAAGACATTACGTTTAATTTTGAGGGCAATCAGCAATCGATTGCTGCTATTTTGACTCAGGTAGGAAAAAAGGCCTCACTTAACTTCCGGAGAGTAAATAACAAAATAGATGTTGCCAGAAACATAGTGGAGGCAGAACCCAAGATTGAAGAAGTAATCGTAGAAAAAACAGTTACCGGAACTGTGCACGATGAAGATGGTAATCCGCTGCCTGGCGTTAATATTCTGATTCAAGGTACTACCAAGGGCACCATCACCGACTTCAATGGCGCATTCACGCTGGACATGACTGATAATCAGAATGTTCTAATATTTTCATTTATCGGATATGTAAAACAAGAAGTAGCATTAGATGGTCGTACAAGTCTGAATATTACCATGCAGCCTGACGTTACATCCCTTACGGAGGTAGTAGTTATAGGCTATGGTACTCAGGAAAAAAGCGATGTTACGGGTTCTGTGGCCAGTATAACCGAAGAAGATTTTAACCCGGGACAGGTCACATCTCCTGATCAGTTAATTTCAGGTAAAGTAGCTGGTGTTCAGATCACCTCCAATGGTGGAGCTCCTGGTTCTGGTGGCACCATCCGTATACGAGGTGGTTCGTCTTTAAACGCCAGCAACGATCCGCTGATAGTGTTAGATGGAGTGCCATTAGATAATAACGGTGTAGCGGGCTCTTCTAACCCATTAAGCTTCATAAACCCTAATGACATTGAGTCTGTAAACGTGTTGAAAGATGCATCTGCTACGGCTATTTATGGCTCAAGAGCATCCAATGGCGTATTGATCATCAATACCAAAAAAGGAAAAGCTGATCAGGAAATGAGGGTTAACTTCAGAACCTTAACCTCCGTTTCTCAGGTTACTAAAACTGTTGACTTACTCAGTGCAGATGAATTTAGAACTGCCGTGCAGACCTACGCCAGCGAAGAACAGCAGGCACTATTAGGAGATGCTGATACCGATTGGCAAGATGAAATATATAAAACTGCTGTAAGCTCAGATAACAACCTGAGTGTTATGGGTGCTTATAAAGGTTTACCGTACAGAGTATCAGTAGGATATCTAAATCAGGATGGAATATTAAAAACCTCTAATCTACAGCGAACTTCAGGCGCCCTAAGCCTAAACCCAAGTTTGTTTGACAACAGTTTGAAAATAAATCTTAATCTAAAAGGAATTTATTCTAAGAGCAGATTTGCCGATCAAACAGCTATAAGCAGTGCTGTAGCTTATGATCCTACGCAACCTGTATTCATCCAAAATGATTTTGGAAACTACTTCCAATGGGTGGGTGAAAATGGTACACCTAACACGCAAACGGCTTATAACCCGGTAAGCATCCTGGCTCAAAGAGGTGATTATGGGGAAGCAAAAAGAAGCATCGGTAACTTACAATTAGATTATACGCTTCCATTCTTAAAGGAACTAAAAGCAAACCTGAACCTGGGTTATGATATATCTGAAAGTGAAGGTTCCATTACTCTTCCGGCTAATGCCGCTTCAGTATTCGCACAAGGAGGCAGCTTTAATGAATACAGCCAGAGTAAGTCTAATCTATTACTGGATTTTTACCTGAATTATAAAAAAGATTTAGAAAACCTCAACAGCGCCGTTGACTTCACTGCGGGTTATTCTTATCAGGATTTTGAAATTCAAAATGATACTTATCCAGTTCTCAATATTGAAGGAGATACAATAAGACCAGCAGCGATAGCTACCCGTCCGCAGTATAGGTTAAAATCTTATTTCGGAAGGCTTAATTATACTTTCAAGGATAAATATTTGCTTACGGCAACGGTGAGAGCTGATGGTTCATCAAGATTTAGTGAAGACAACCGCTGGGGGTTATTTCCATCTCTAGCCTTAGCCTGGAAAATAGATCAGGAGAGCTTCTTGGTAGACTCTAAAACCGTTTCGCAATTAAAGCTAAGAGTTGGGTATGGTATCACAGGTCAGCAGGATTTTGGTGAGTACTTCCCCTATTTGCCCAGATATACACAAAGTAACAGCAGCGCCCAGTACCAATTTGGCAATGAATACATTAATACGCTCAGACCAGAAGGTTACGACAGCGAAATTAAGTGGGAAGAAACCACAACCTATAATGCAGGTATTGACTTTGGTTTTTGGAATGACAGACTATCAGGTAGCCTGGATTATTACTTCAAGCGCACCGATGACCTACTGGCTTTCATTCCGCCCGCGGCAGGAACGAATCTTACTAACCAGATTTTCACTAACGTAGGCAGCATCGAAAACAGAGGTATAGAGCTAGGTTTAAACTTCAATGCCATCAGCGGTGAAAAATTTGAATGGGACTTTGGTATTAATGCTACTTATAATACCACCGAAATTACAAGTTTGAGCAAAGTTCAAAATGAGGATTCTGAAGGAATAGCTGTAGGCGGAATTGGTGGCGGAACGGGTAATACTATTCAGATACATACAGTTGGTAATCAGCCTTTTGCATTCTATGTATATCAGCAGGTTTATGATGAGAATGGCAACCCAGTAGAAGGAGTTTATGTAGATCAGAATAATGACAACCTGATCAATGAGCAGGACAAATACCGTTATAAATCTCCGGCACCTAAGGTGTATTTCGGATTCAATAACACCTTCTCTTATGATAAGTGGAGTTTGAGCTTCTTGCTAAGAGGAAGCCTGGGTAACTATGTTTATAATAACATCAATTCGGGCAATGCCGTTTACAGCAACCTTGAATATAGCGGGTACTTAACTAACCTTACAGCTAACGTTCTGGAAACTAATTTCAGAGGTACTGATTCCAACAGGTTATTCTCGGACTACTACATTGAGAATGCATCTTTTGTAAGAATGGAAAACATCAGCCTTACCTACCAGGCCGGCAGATTCTTCAATGAAAAGCTTGGATTACAGCTTAATGCCAACGTTCAAAACGCTTTTGTGATCACAAAATACAGTGGTTTAGATCCTGAAATTTCAGGTGGAATAGACAATAATTTCTACCCTCGCCCCAGAGTATATTCTTTAGGCGTAACGGTTGATTTTTAA
- a CDS encoding FecR family protein, with protein sequence MEREHHTIEDFLLDKEFKKWVLNPDANDQLFWEKWLQSNPEQKDNVQKAKELLLSYRFKSVETVSQEEKEDLLAAILKPQPTKKSGYRSVWKFAVAASIIIAAVITFINLDKSTEVIEAPAISQVVKQNPVGQKSKVSLPDGSKVWLNSDSRISYPSEFQDERIIQLEGEAFFEVVKDPSKPFRVNAGGVITTALGTSFNINAFNENESIDVMLVTGKVTVANEDNANELLYISPGEQATYLKAEHSLKKSRYNLHDLLWKDGIISFEKADFNTIKLTLERWYGIKINSQNNSRRLSYTGDFDNQSLERVLERMAFSERFTFQIEGKNVNIKFE encoded by the coding sequence ATGGAGCGAGAGCATCATACCATAGAAGATTTCCTTTTAGATAAAGAGTTTAAGAAATGGGTACTCAACCCAGATGCTAATGATCAGCTTTTTTGGGAGAAGTGGCTGCAAAGCAACCCAGAGCAAAAAGACAATGTTCAAAAGGCTAAAGAGCTCTTACTCAGCTATCGTTTTAAGTCTGTAGAAACTGTTAGTCAGGAAGAAAAAGAAGATTTATTAGCTGCTATACTCAAACCACAACCTACAAAGAAGTCGGGCTACCGTTCAGTTTGGAAGTTTGCAGTAGCTGCTTCTATAATCATAGCTGCTGTAATTACCTTCATAAACCTTGATAAAAGTACGGAGGTCATCGAGGCGCCGGCCATTTCACAAGTGGTTAAACAAAACCCAGTCGGACAAAAATCTAAGGTGTCTTTACCGGATGGCTCCAAGGTATGGTTAAATAGCGATAGCAGGATCTCCTACCCTTCCGAATTTCAAGATGAAAGAATTATACAATTAGAAGGTGAAGCATTTTTTGAGGTGGTTAAAGACCCCAGCAAGCCTTTCAGGGTAAATGCAGGTGGTGTTATCACTACCGCTTTAGGCACTAGTTTCAACATTAATGCCTTTAATGAGAACGAAAGCATTGACGTAATGCTAGTCACTGGAAAAGTTACGGTAGCTAATGAAGACAATGCCAATGAACTTCTATATATCAGCCCTGGGGAGCAAGCCACTTACTTAAAGGCCGAACATAGCTTAAAAAAGTCTAGATATAATCTGCATGATCTGCTATGGAAAGATGGCATTATCAGTTTTGAAAAAGCAGATTTCAACACCATTAAACTCACCCTGGAAAGATGGTACGGCATAAAAATCAATAGCCAAAATAATAGCAGAAGGCTTTCATACACCGGTGATTTTGATAATCAGAGCCTGGAAAGAGTACTTGAAAGAATGGCTTTCTCAGAAAGGTTTACTTTCCAGATAGAAGGAAAAAATGTCAATATAAAATTTGAATAG
- a CDS encoding RNA polymerase sigma factor has protein sequence MREVSHINHSFDSSDKDRSLASQKHQATDDERLWLDFKTGSESAFVAIYNKYFQILYNYGRQLSGNKELIKDSIQNTFVSIRSIRKKLPQVNSVQAYLLKSFRNNLIKELKKLKKVSFTDDSPLDFQIEASAEQTLIDRQFNEQQIQKMSEAMTHLSFRQKEAIYYYYYNDLSYSEIKEIMGFKSVEATRNLLYRAITALRKNF, from the coding sequence ATGAGGGAAGTATCGCACATCAACCACTCCTTTGATAGCTCTGATAAGGACCGTTCATTAGCTAGTCAAAAGCATCAAGCCACTGATGATGAGCGGCTTTGGTTAGATTTTAAAACGGGAAGCGAATCAGCTTTTGTTGCTATTTACAATAAGTACTTTCAAATTCTCTATAACTATGGGAGGCAGCTTTCGGGCAACAAAGAGCTGATCAAAGATTCCATTCAAAATACTTTTGTGAGTATAAGAAGCATTAGAAAGAAGCTACCTCAAGTCAACTCTGTGCAGGCTTACTTGCTAAAATCCTTCAGAAACAATCTCATCAAGGAACTTAAAAAGCTGAAAAAAGTTTCCTTTACTGACGACTCTCCTCTTGACTTTCAAATAGAGGCTTCAGCAGAACAGACTTTAATTGACAGACAGTTTAATGAACAGCAAATTCAGAAAATGTCTGAGGCCATGACTCATCTTTCTTTCCGACAGAAAGAGGCTATTTATTATTACTACTATAACGATCTGAGCTACTCTGAAATTAAGGAGATCATGGGATTCAAAAGTGTTGAAGCCACCAGAAACCTGCTTTATAGAGCAATAACCGCACTTCGAAAAAATTTTTAA
- a CDS encoding sensor histidine kinase — protein sequence MEQEIILVATITVTILVIILIVFFSIFQSKKNKYLIEKREAERLFEEEVVKTQTEIKEQALKNFGWELHDNVGQLLSTARMQINILNLTIPDGMRESLEEVNELIGESLSQIRLLSKALNPEMISSLGLVESIRLELERFNRLKFLKADLNVHGEEIDIEERDIIIIFRILQEFFSNVIKHAKAQHLTVDLTYTNEALTIEAEDDGIGFGPENLKSGSGLLNMRSRAKMIGAECSIRSVKKQGARILLKYNLQAVAL from the coding sequence ATGGAGCAAGAAATAATTTTAGTCGCCACTATTACTGTCACTATTTTAGTTATTATACTAATAGTATTCTTCTCCATATTCCAAAGTAAGAAAAACAAATATTTGATAGAGAAGCGTGAGGCAGAACGCTTATTTGAGGAAGAGGTGGTCAAGACTCAAACTGAAATAAAAGAGCAAGCGCTGAAAAATTTTGGTTGGGAGCTGCATGACAACGTAGGGCAGCTTCTTTCCACCGCTCGCATGCAAATTAACATCCTCAACCTCACTATTCCAGATGGCATGCGTGAGTCCTTAGAAGAGGTGAATGAGCTGATAGGAGAGAGTCTGAGCCAGATCAGATTACTTTCCAAAGCACTTAATCCTGAAATGATCAGCAGTTTGGGCCTGGTTGAATCTATCAGGTTAGAATTAGAGCGTTTTAACCGTTTAAAGTTTCTGAAAGCCGATTTAAATGTACATGGTGAGGAGATTGATATTGAAGAGAGAGATATAATTATTATATTCAGAATATTACAGGAATTCTTCTCAAATGTTATAAAACATGCTAAAGCTCAACATTTAACTGTAGATTTGACCTACACAAATGAGGCTTTAACTATAGAGGCTGAAGACGATGGCATTGGCTTCGGCCCTGAGAACCTAAAAAGCGGTTCTGGTCTGCTCAATATGCGCAGTAGAGCCAAAATGATAGGAGCGGAGTGCTCTATCAGATCTGTTAAAAAACAAGGCGCCAGAATTTTATTAAAATATAATCTTCAGGCCGTAGCATTGTAA
- a CDS encoding response regulator transcription factor — MKYKVVVVDDHILFAQALENLVNTFDQFQVLYHMKNGQELLDKLENKDNIPDIALMDINMPVLNGIETMKALNTKFPDIKVLALSMDNDEHTIIKMLKAGAKGYLLKDIHPTTFHNALKTVIKKGFYYSDEVANTVMTSMHKPETEEIHLKDREIEFLKLVCTEKTYKEIASEMFLSPKTIDGYRESLFDKLQVKSRIGLVIYAIKHNIYSV, encoded by the coding sequence ATGAAATATAAGGTAGTTGTAGTAGATGATCATATTCTATTTGCTCAGGCATTAGAGAATTTGGTAAATACATTTGATCAGTTTCAAGTGTTATACCACATGAAAAATGGTCAGGAGCTGCTGGATAAACTGGAAAATAAGGACAATATCCCTGACATAGCGCTTATGGATATAAATATGCCGGTGCTGAATGGCATTGAAACCATGAAAGCTTTAAATACCAAATTTCCGGATATAAAGGTATTAGCATTGTCCATGGATAATGATGAGCATACAATCATCAAAATGTTGAAAGCAGGAGCCAAGGGTTATCTGTTGAAGGATATCCATCCAACTACATTTCACAATGCCTTAAAAACGGTTATTAAAAAGGGTTTCTATTATTCGGATGAAGTAGCCAATACGGTAATGACATCTATGCATAAGCCGGAAACTGAAGAAATACATCTGAAGGACAGAGAGATTGAATTCTTAAAGTTGGTATGTACGGAGAAGACTTATAAGGAAATAGCCTCAGAAATGTTTCTAAGTCCCAAAACCATAGACGGTTATCGTGAATCATTATTCGACAAGTTGCAAGTAAAAAGCCGTATAGGACTTGTTATTTACGCAATAAAGCATAATATTTATAGTGTTTAG
- a CDS encoding TVP38/TMEM64 family protein, which produces MAKKDSGPVKKSKLPLIISIGLVAAVVCCYFFIPSVNEFFKEAWDVLLSEDKERTRQWVDQFGAFGPIVIIITMILQMFLLVIPSPLLMVVSVLAYGPWWGSLLILGAVFCASSIGYWIGSYLGPPVVAKILGQKSEKKVESFIDDYGFWAVIVTRISPFLSNDAVSFVGGILGMGYWKFIGATLLGITPLTIFIAYLGENSDRLKTGMIWASVVSLVMFLAYVWWDKKRKKKKSED; this is translated from the coding sequence ATGGCTAAGAAAGATTCAGGACCTGTTAAAAAAAGCAAATTACCTTTAATAATATCAATAGGATTAGTAGCAGCAGTAGTGTGCTGCTACTTTTTCATACCCAGCGTCAACGAGTTTTTTAAAGAAGCTTGGGACGTTCTTCTCAGTGAAGATAAGGAAAGAACCAGGCAATGGGTCGACCAATTCGGTGCCTTCGGCCCCATAGTTATCATCATTACCATGATACTCCAGATGTTTCTTCTGGTTATTCCATCACCATTACTCATGGTAGTGTCAGTATTAGCTTACGGCCCATGGTGGGGCAGCCTGCTTATATTAGGGGCTGTATTCTGCGCATCAAGCATAGGCTATTGGATAGGATCATATTTGGGCCCACCCGTTGTAGCCAAAATACTGGGCCAAAAGTCAGAGAAAAAAGTAGAATCATTTATTGACGATTATGGCTTCTGGGCGGTAATTGTGACTAGAATTAGTCCATTTCTTTCTAATGATGCCGTAAGTTTTGTAGGTGGAATTTTAGGCATGGGCTATTGGAAATTCATCGGAGCTACTTTATTAGGTATCACACCACTTACCATTTTTATAGCTTATTTAGGAGAGAATAGTGATCGACTGAAAACAGGTATGATCTGGGCATCAGTGGTCAGTCTAGTTATGTTTTTAGCTTATGTATGGTGGGATAAAAAGCGTAAAAAGAAGAAATCAGAAGACTGA